The DNA window CCTCGAGGCCAAGCACCTGACCAAGGGCTTCGACGGGCGCACCCTCATCGACGACCTGTCCTTCACGCTGCCGCGCAATGGCATTGTCGGCATTGTCGGGCCCAACGGCGTGGGCAAGACCACCCTGTTCAAGACCATTGTGGGCCTGGAGGGGCTCGACGGCGGCGAACTCAGGATCGGCAAGACCGTCAAACTGTCCTACGTCGACCAGGACCGCGCCGGCATCGACCCGGGCAAGACCCTGTGGGAGGTCGTCTCCGACGGCCTGGACCACATCAGGGTCGGCAATGTGGAGATGCCCTCGCGCGCCTACGTGGCCGCCTTCGGATTCAAGGGCCCGGACCAGCAGAAGCCCGCCGGGGTCCTGTCCGGCGGCGAGCGCAACCGCCTCAACCTGGCGCTGACCCTCAAGGAGGGCGGCAACCTCATCCTCCTGGACGAGCCCACCAACGACCTGGACACCGAGACCCTCTCCAGCCTGGAGAACGCGCTGCTGGAGTTCCCCGGCTGCGCCGTGGTCATCACCCACGACCGCTGGTTCCTCGACCGCGTGGCCACCCACATCCTGGCCTGGGAGGGCACCGACGAGAACCCGGCCCGCTGGTACTGGTTCGAGGGGAACTTCGCCTCCTACGAGGAGAACAAGATCAAGCGTCTGGGCGCCGAGGCCGCCCGCCCCCACCGGGTCACCCACCGCCGGCTCACGCGCGGCTGAGCCGGGCCCGCACGATTGAGTCGAGCAGGATATGAGTGCTTTCGGACCCTCGTGGACCGCCGAGGACGCCGCGGCCGATTGGATGCGCCGGCACGGATTCCCCGACGCGACCGTCATGAACGGCGGAGTCGACACGGGCGTCCACGTCATCGCCTCGCGCGCCGTGGCCCAGGTGAGGACCAGCTTCACCCCCGTGGGGGCCGAGGACCTGGTCCGCCTGGTGCGCGACTCCCGGGGGATGCCGGGGTGCCACCGGATCCTCTTCTCCCTCTCCGGCTACTCCGAGGCGGCGAGGGCCTACGCGGAGGAGCACGGCGTCGCCCTGCTGATCGTGGGGCGGAACGGCTCCGTCGTCCCGGCCAACGCGTGGGGCGAGAACCTGTCCGGCTCGCGATTCGGGGGCGGCCCCCTCGCCATGCGTCCGCAGGCCCCCGCGGCCCTCGCGGCTCCGATGGCCCCGGCCAGGGGCTCGGGCTGGAAGCACCCGGTGACCTGGTACGCCATCGGGGGGTTCTCCCTGGCGGTGGCGATTGCAGGGGCGTCGAACATATCCAAGGGCGAGGACGTCGCCGCAACGATCGGCGTCATGCTGTTCTTCGTC is part of the Actinomyces sp. oral taxon 414 genome and encodes:
- a CDS encoding restriction endonuclease, encoding MSAFGPSWTAEDAAADWMRRHGFPDATVMNGGVDTGVHVIASRAVAQVRTSFTPVGAEDLVRLVRDSRGMPGCHRILFSLSGYSEAARAYAEEHGVALLIVGRNGSVVPANAWGENLSGSRFGGGPLAMRPQAPAALAAPMAPARGSGWKHPVTWYAIGGFSLAVAIAGASNISKGEDVAATIGVMLFFVILAWVSFRYARGLERRRR